The following proteins come from a genomic window of Pseudomonas sp. J452:
- a CDS encoding glycosyltransferase family 4 protein produces MRILIVSDAWLPQVNGVVTSLQALVSELRGLGHLVKLLSPADFRALPCPSYPEIPLAWDLWKVGPAIREFRPDCVHLATEGPLGWAARRWLSQRGLAFSSAIHTRFPEYVHSRWPRIPLSWGYAYLHRFHRPSQAVLVSTERMREEFAAQGLRRLQLWRKGVDCNLFRPQGGAPEQPAFLYVGRLAAEKNLRAFLDLDLPGEKRVVGDGPQRAELQAAYPQARFLGYQQGAELAQAFATASVLVFPSRTDTYGLVMLEALACGTPVAAFPVAGPLDVLEQGLTGVMSEDLRQACLDALQLDRGRCAERAARQSWRASALEFLTHQPLLDGELVAVEQFAGA; encoded by the coding sequence ATGAGGATTCTGATCGTTAGCGATGCCTGGCTGCCGCAGGTCAATGGTGTGGTGACCAGCCTGCAGGCGCTGGTCAGTGAACTGCGCGGTCTGGGCCATCTGGTCAAGCTGCTGTCACCCGCCGATTTTCGCGCCTTGCCCTGTCCCAGTTACCCGGAGATTCCGTTGGCCTGGGATCTATGGAAGGTCGGCCCGGCGATCCGCGAGTTCCGCCCGGACTGCGTACACCTGGCTACCGAAGGCCCGCTCGGCTGGGCCGCCCGGCGTTGGCTGAGCCAGCGTGGGCTGGCGTTCTCCAGCGCGATCCACACGCGTTTCCCCGAGTATGTGCACAGCCGCTGGCCGCGGATTCCATTGAGTTGGGGCTACGCCTACCTGCACCGCTTCCACCGCCCGAGCCAGGCGGTGCTGGTGAGCACCGAGCGCATGCGCGAGGAGTTCGCTGCCCAGGGCCTGCGCCGCCTGCAGCTGTGGCGCAAAGGCGTGGATTGCAACCTGTTCCGGCCGCAGGGCGGGGCGCCAGAGCAACCAGCATTCCTCTACGTCGGGCGCCTGGCAGCGGAGAAGAACCTGCGCGCCTTTCTCGACCTGGATCTGCCGGGAGAAAAGCGCGTGGTCGGTGATGGGCCGCAGCGCGCCGAGTTGCAGGCGGCCTATCCGCAGGCGCGCTTTCTCGGCTACCAGCAGGGCGCCGAGCTGGCGCAAGCCTTCGCCACGGCCAGTGTGCTGGTGTTCCCCTCGCGCACCGACACCTATGGCCTGGTGATGCTCGAGGCCCTGGCCTGCGGCACACCGGTGGCGGCCTTCCCGGTGGCGGGACCGCTGGATGTACTGGAGCAGGGGCTGACTGGAGTAATGAGCGAGGATCTGCGTCAGGCCTGTCTGGACGCCTTGCAACTGGATCGCGGGCGCTGCGCCGAACGGGCGGCGCGCCAGTCCTGGCGCGCCTCGGCGCTGGAGTTCCTGACCCACCAGCCGTTGCTGGATGGCGAACTGGTGGCGGTCGAGCAGTTTGCCGGAGCCTAA